The segment GCCCAACGCAGCTCAAGAGCCCTAGGTCCACGAGGGCTGCGGCTATGAAGTGGAGGCTGTTGAACTAAGTTAAGGCGTAACCCGTCCCCAGCTGGTTAAGCTGTAATACTCAGGCTTGAGCGGAGAACGCTTACGCCTATCAAAAGCTCGCACAGTAGCGAGTAGAAGGGTCTTTCACCTCGCCTCTCATCTAGAGCATTGGTTAAGGCGTCCTCAACCCGGCCCCTAAACTGGGGAGACAACCTACTGGGAGCAGAGGCACAGCTCCTTCCCTACCTCTGGGGTGAGGCCTTCCGCGTCACGTTGATTTTGGGCAGGAGTACAAGCTCAGCGCTTTCCTCCTTTTAAGCTGCAGTGCTTCAAGCTCTTCAGCCGCGTGGAGCCTTAAAGTCGCTCTCAAACCACAGGTTTTCTCGAAGAGCAGCTTCCCCCTGAGCGCTGCCAGCCTGAATGAGGGGGGAGCGTAATCGAGCAGCTGGACATCGATGGGGAGGCCAACCTTCTCCTCCAAGCACTCTCGGAGCTCGTCGATGTACACCGGCTCACTATCGTAGCTCACCGCGTACCCCGTGTAGACGGCCACGTCAACATCCCGGAAGATATTTGAGCTCACAAACCCCCCGTGCACAACCGCTAAAAGCACCTCCCCCCGCTCGTACAGGAGTCCCCGTAAAAGCTCCAGCACCTTCCCCCTTTCCTCCCAAGGCATCGACTTGGGCCGTCGCCTCCCCTCTTCAAGAGCCCTTAGCCTCGACATACCCCTCCACCTCTTTGATGAAGCGTTCAACCGCCTCTATACCCCCCTCCCTAGCCTCCCTATAGATCCTCAGGTCGTCTATAGCCCAGTACCTGTGAACCACCTGGTTTCTCAACGAAGCCAGCTTAGCCATGCTGTTGCAGGTATCTAGGCTTATCACCCCATGGCTCGCGAGTTTGAAGAAAGCTTCCCGGTAGCTCTCAGCAGCATCGTTAAAATCCTTCTCGAGGATGGTGACAGAAAGGTCTGCTAGCGCCTCAACCATCACTACTATGCAGTACCTCAAGCTGTACCTCGCCCTCCTATCTGCGAGGAACTCGTCAACGCCCATTGAAACGATACTCTTAACCTCGTTAAGCGCATCCAGGGCCTCACGCA is part of the Thermofilaceae archaeon genome and harbors:
- a CDS encoding HepT-like ribonuclease domain-containing protein, whose product is MTRVDRDVFNRFVREALDALNEVKSIVSMGVDEFLADRRARYSLRYCIVVMVEALADLSVTILEKDFNDAAESYREAFFKLASHGVISLDTCNSMAKLASLRNQVVHRYWAIDDLRIYREAREGGIEAVERFIKEVEGYVEAKGS